One genomic window of Gemmatimonadales bacterium includes the following:
- a CDS encoding sigma-54 dependent transcriptional regulator, protein DERTLRESCASVLEMDGFNITVIGRGEEALEAVKRRKFDIMLVDLYMSQVNGMELLRAALQHHRDTIVVVMTGNPSVTSSIEALRAGAWDYLPKPFSATHLQVLIGRASHAVMVTRETHDLRAQLMAQSGMGEKFHMIGVSPSFRKAVDLARKVAGTDASVLISGESGTGKELIAQFIHHHSRRASRQLVPINAAALPEPLLESEMFGHRKGAFTGADRDKPGLLETANGGTLFLDELTEMPMSLQAKLLRVIQDGVVRRVGSEQADAVVDVRFVSAMNRDPEEAVKQGLLREDLYYRLRVVPIKLPPLRKRLEDIPILATHFLTHYWQRHRQAGDRAPRLSEDAMAFLRSRPWKGNVRELQNVIEHVAVLAEPEHLIQPDEIPIYDDATDWPAESAAMPSGVMDEGFHSAKDRIIAHFEREYLTRLVGRAGGNMSKAARLASIDRTTLYRLMDKHSFQRSDLDGSSA, encoded by the coding sequence GACGAGCGCACGCTGCGCGAGTCGTGCGCCAGCGTGCTCGAAATGGACGGCTTCAACATCACCGTCATCGGCCGCGGGGAAGAGGCGCTGGAAGCGGTCAAGCGCCGCAAGTTCGACATCATGCTGGTGGATCTGTACATGTCGCAGGTCAACGGCATGGAGCTCCTCCGTGCGGCCCTCCAGCACCATCGCGACACCATCGTGGTGGTCATGACCGGCAACCCGAGCGTGACCAGCAGCATCGAGGCGCTCCGCGCCGGCGCCTGGGACTACCTCCCCAAGCCCTTCTCCGCGACTCATTTGCAGGTCCTGATCGGCCGCGCCTCCCACGCGGTGATGGTGACCCGGGAGACCCACGACCTCCGGGCCCAGCTGATGGCGCAGTCCGGCATGGGCGAGAAGTTCCACATGATCGGGGTGTCGCCCAGCTTCCGTAAAGCCGTCGATTTGGCGCGGAAGGTGGCCGGCACCGACGCCTCCGTGCTCATCAGCGGTGAGAGCGGCACCGGCAAGGAGCTCATTGCGCAGTTCATTCACCACCACAGCCGGCGGGCCAGCCGGCAGCTGGTGCCGATCAACGCCGCCGCGCTGCCGGAACCGCTCCTCGAGAGCGAGATGTTCGGGCACCGGAAGGGCGCCTTCACCGGCGCCGACCGCGACAAGCCCGGCCTCCTCGAGACCGCCAACGGCGGGACGCTCTTCCTCGACGAGCTGACCGAAATGCCGATGTCGCTGCAGGCCAAGCTGCTCCGCGTCATCCAGGACGGCGTGGTGCGGCGGGTCGGCTCCGAGCAGGCCGACGCGGTGGTGGACGTGCGGTTCGTTTCGGCTATGAACCGCGATCCCGAGGAAGCGGTCAAGCAGGGGCTCCTCCGCGAGGACCTCTACTACCGGCTCCGCGTGGTGCCGATCAAGCTCCCGCCGCTCCGGAAACGGCTCGAGGACATTCCGATCCTGGCCACGCACTTCCTGACCCACTACTGGCAGCGCCACCGGCAGGCCGGCGATCGCGCCCCGCGCCTCAGCGAGGATGCCATGGCATTCCTCCGCAGCCGCCCCTGGAAGGGGAATGTGCGCGAGTTGCAGAATGTCATCGAGCATGTGGCGGTGCTGGCCGAGCCGGAGCACCTGATCCAGCCCGACGAGATTCCGATCTATGACGACGCGACCGACTGGCCGGCGGAGAGTGCCGCGATGCCCAGTGGCGTGATGGACGAAGGATTCCACAGCGCGAAGGACCGGATCATTGCCCACTTCGAGCGGGAGTACCTGACCCGCCTGGTGGGCCGCGCTGGCGGAAACATGTCGAAGGCGGCGCGCCTCGCCAGCATCGACCGGACGACGCTCTACCGTCTAATGGATAAACATTCGTTCCAGCGCAGCGACCTCGATGGAAGCAGTGCGTGA
- a CDS encoding HAMP domain-containing sensor histidine kinase translates to MSKDPLTASPPAIPDASLGGVDDRLWVALERAASRVTAEWRLLSEDAVSAEEAGAGLAHLLGGMLRIAMNEEPDVEALPRSVLGRRLLAVLRRHFVKEARALEQMPDAGQLLTVFACFERLYTYLESDWSKRFAERMGGAGGLELVVEVAHDFRSPLTSILFLAETLKHGRSGPVTPLQERQLGLIYSAAFGLSGVASDVVELARGGDRLVELEPTPFSLADIFESVRDITEPIAVEKGLEIRLVAPESDLRIGHPVALSAYSSTSSAPTPLKFTDEGVVEVGGRRLEGDALEFWVQDLVGIPPASMVSSMSRPAAASVPASMPFRLRPRPSICRKLIEVMKS, encoded by the coding sequence GTGAGTAAGGACCCGCTGACCGCCTCACCCCCCGCCATCCCCGACGCCTCCCTCGGTGGCGTGGATGACCGCCTCTGGGTGGCGCTCGAGCGCGCCGCCAGCAGGGTCACCGCCGAATGGCGCCTCCTCTCGGAGGATGCGGTTTCGGCGGAGGAGGCCGGGGCGGGGCTGGCGCACCTGCTGGGCGGGATGCTCCGCATCGCCATGAACGAGGAGCCGGACGTCGAGGCGCTGCCTCGGTCGGTCCTCGGGCGCCGGTTGCTCGCGGTGCTCCGGCGGCATTTTGTGAAGGAAGCCCGTGCGCTGGAGCAGATGCCCGACGCCGGTCAACTGCTCACCGTATTCGCCTGCTTCGAGAGACTCTACACCTACCTCGAGTCGGACTGGTCGAAGCGCTTCGCCGAGCGGATGGGTGGGGCGGGGGGCCTGGAACTCGTGGTGGAAGTGGCGCACGACTTCCGGAGCCCGCTGACATCGATCCTCTTCCTGGCGGAGACGCTCAAGCACGGGCGCTCAGGGCCGGTCACCCCCCTGCAGGAGCGGCAGCTCGGCCTCATCTACAGCGCCGCGTTCGGCCTGAGCGGCGTGGCGTCCGACGTGGTGGAACTCGCTCGCGGGGGCGATCGCCTTGTGGAACTCGAGCCGACGCCCTTTTCGCTGGCCGACATCTTCGAGTCGGTGCGCGACATCACCGAACCGATCGCGGTGGAGAAGGGCCTCGAGATTCGCCTGGTGGCACCGGAGTCCGACCTCCGGATCGGGCATCCGGTGGCGCTCTCTGCGTACTCCTCAACCTCCTCAGCACCAACGCCCCTCAAGTTCACTGACGAGGGTGTGGTGGAGGTTGGGGGGCGCAGGCTCGAAGGCGACGCCCTGGAGTTCTGGGTGCAGGACCTGGTCGGGATTCCTCCTGCGTCGATGGTCTCCTCTATGAGCCGTCCCGCCGCCGCCAGCGTCCCGGCGAGTATGCCTTTCCGGCTCCGGCCTCGGCCTTCCATCTGCCGGAAGCTGATCGAGGTGATGAAGAGTTGA